The Candidatus Limnocylindria bacterium genome includes the window CGTGCGCCGCGTGCGCGAGCACGCCGTGAGTGGCCGTGTCGAGTTGCGCTTCCGTCACCGTGTGACCGGTCTCGTGGTCATGCAGGGAGTCGCCGAAGGAGTCACGGGCGATCTACTCGCACCGAGTGCGTCGGCGCGCGGCGCTCGGAGCACGCGCGACGTCGTCGGCGAGTTCACGCTTCGCTCGTCCGCGGTCGTCGTCACATCAGGCGGGATCGGCGGCAATCACGATCTCGTTCGCCGGTACTGGCCGGCGCGTCTGGGAGTCCCGCCACGTCGGATGCTCTCCGGCGTTCCCGACCACGTGGACGGCCGGGCGCTCGAGGTGGTCCGCGAAGCCGGCGCGCGCGCGATCAACCTCGACCGCATGTGGAACTACCCGGAGGGCGTTGAGAACTTCGCGCCGGTCTGGACGCGTCACGGCATCCGCATCCTCGCCGGACCTTCGGCGCTGTGGCTCGACGCGACGGGTCACCGTTTGCCGGCGCCGCTCTTCCCAGGCTTCGACGCGCTTGGCGCTCTCGAGCACGTCGCGCGCTCCGGGCACGATCACTCATGGTTCGTGCTCGACTCGAAAGTGTTCGGCCGCGAGCTCGCGCTATCGGGCTCCGAGCAGAACCCCGACCTCACCGGCAAGAGCATCCGGATGGTCCTCCAGCGCGCGCTGCCAAGCGCCGTGAAGCCCGTTGAGGAATTCGGCAGACATGGACGCGACTTCGTCTTCGCGTCCAGCGCGCGTGAGCTTGCGGGCCAGATGAACGAGCTGGCTGGCACGACGGAGATCGACGGCGCCTCGCTCGATCGCGAGATCGCCGAGCACGACGAGCAGGCCATGTTGGCCTCGCCCACCGATCCACAGCAGCTCGCGATCCGCGTGGCGCGCCGCTACATCGGCGACCGGCTGATCCGCGTCGCGCGGCCGCACCCGTTCCTCGATCCGAAGAGCCGTCCGCTCGTCGCGGTGCGCCTCTGGATCATCACGCGCAAGACGCTTGGGGGTCTCGAGACCGACCTCGACGGGCGCGTGCTCGGCGCGTCGGGCGAGCCCATCCGAGGCTTGTATGCGGCCGGCGAGGTCGCGGGTTTTGGTGGTGGCGGCATCCACGGGTATCGCTCGCTCGAGGGAACATTCCTCGGCGGCTGCATCTTCTCCGGTCGCGTCGCGGGCCGCGCCGCGAGTCGCGCGGCAGGCTGAGCGCTAGCCCGACGTGACCGGCGAGGCCGTGCGGGTCTTACTCCGTCCGAGATCGCAGCGCGGCGAGTACGGCGTGATCTCGATCCACCGCTTCTCGCAGAGGTAATCGATGAGCCCGTCGGCGTCTTCGATCGTCTCGCGCCGGTAGACCTTCGCGCGCGGGACCATGAAGATGCAGTCGCCGCAGTTGAGCGGCAGGGCAGGACGCGGCCGGCTCGCGCTGCGTGCGACGATCAGAGCGAAACCAAGCGCCGCGAGGCAGACCACAACGAACACGACGAAAGCCGCAAAGATGGCCAGGGGAGCCATATCCGTTCGGGCCTCCTCCCCGTATGAACGGTATCAGGAGGTGAGCGCTGTGCGATCAGTACTCCCCGCCGTGGCCGCCGCGCTGCTGCTGGCGGGCACCGCATGTGCCGCTGCTGGCTCGGGCGGGACCGGCGCTCCGAAGGGCGCGCCCGCGAATGGCACGGCCGCGCCGTCCTCGATGCCGGCGCCGACCGGTGGCAAGCCCGCCGACCCGTACGACTACGGGTATTAGTCTCGCCGCATCAGGTTCGGCATCCACGTTGGTCACCTGGGCGGGCCGCTGGACGAGCTGCGACAGCTCTGGCGGTTCGCCGACGAACGCGGCTTCGATTGGTTCTCGGTGTCGGATCACTTCCAAGAGACGCCGCACCGGGGCGGCGACGGCGACTGCTTCGAGTCCGTCGCGACGCTGACCGCCGCCGCGGCTGACACGGAGCGAGTGCGCGTTGGATGTCTCGTCTTCAGCATCGCGTACCGCAATCCGGGTGTCCTGGCCAAGTCCATGACGACGATCGACCACATCTCGAACGGCCGAGCCGAGTGCGGGATCGGCGCCGGGTGGAACGAGCCGGAGTACCGCGCGTTCGGGTACGAATTCCCTGACCTGAGGACGCGGGAGGATCAGCTCGAGGAATATGCCGAAGCGCTGCACCTCCTGTTCAGTGAGCCATTCGCGGATCTCGCTGGAACGCACTACACGCTCCGGCACGCTCCGAACAACCCGAGGCCTTTGCAGCGACGCCTTCCGCTCTGGGTCGGCGGCGCCGGTGAGAAACGAACGCTGCGGACAGCCGCCCGTTTCGCCGATGGCTGGAACGCTCCCTACCTTGCGCCTGCCCAGTGGAGGCGGAAGAACGAGGTGCTCGATCGCTGGTGCGGGGAGCTCGGACGTGATGGACGCACGATCGCCCGCACCATCAACGTCGGCTTCTACATCGGCGCCGACGCGAAAGGCGCAGCGCGGGCGGAGGAGCGCTATCAGCGCGAATGGGGCGCGGACGCGCGCGGCTTCACCGGCTTCCTTCGCGGGACCGCCGACCGCGCGGCCGAGCTCGTCGAGGAGTTCCGCGGTGTTGGCG containing:
- a CDS encoding FAD-binding dehydrogenase, with translation MDADVIVVGAGLAGLVATAEAADAGKRVIVLEQEPEVSLGGQAFWSFGGLFFVNSPEQRRLRIKDSRDLALRDWLAYAGFDRDDDAWPRRWAEAYVDFAAGEMRPWLHAQGMRWFPLVQWAERRGSSVPRFHITWGTGPAVIEPFVRRVREHAVSGRVELRFRHRVTGLVVMQGVAEGVTGDLLAPSASARGARSTRDVVGEFTLRSSAVVVTSGGIGGNHDLVRRYWPARLGVPPRRMLSGVPDHVDGRALEVVREAGARAINLDRMWNYPEGVENFAPVWTRHGIRILAGPSALWLDATGHRLPAPLFPGFDALGALEHVARSGHDHSWFVLDSKVFGRELALSGSEQNPDLTGKSIRMVLQRALPSAVKPVEEFGRHGRDFVFASSARELAGQMNELAGTTEIDGASLDREIAEHDEQAMLASPTDPQQLAIRVARRYIGDRLIRVARPHPFLDPKSRPLVAVRLWIITRKTLGGLETDLDGRVLGASGEPIRGLYAAGEVAGFGGGGIHGYRSLEGTFLGGCIFSGRVAGRAASRAAG
- a CDS encoding LLM class flavin-dependent oxidoreductase, with translation MDELRQLWRFADERGFDWFSVSDHFQETPHRGGDGDCFESVATLTAAAADTERVRVGCLVFSIAYRNPGVLAKSMTTIDHISNGRAECGIGAGWNEPEYRAFGYEFPDLRTREDQLEEYAEALHLLFSEPFADLAGTHYTLRHAPNNPRPLQRRLPLWVGGAGEKRTLRTAARFADGWNAPYLAPAQWRRKNEVLDRWCGELGRDGRTIARTINVGFYIGADAKGAARAEERYQREWGADARGFTGFLRGTADRAAELVEEFRGVGVERLNIALRSGPYDWDALEAFAENVITAAA